One Peromyscus leucopus breed LL Stock chromosome 4, UCI_PerLeu_2.1, whole genome shotgun sequence genomic region harbors:
- the LOC114683701 gene encoding olfactory receptor 4C16-like — protein MWLSNNVTEFILLGLTQDPFRKKILFVVFLLFYMGTLLGNLLIIATIKTSQALGSPMYFFLFYLSLSDTCFSTTIAPRTIVDSLMKEASISFSECIIQVFTFHFFGCLEIFILILMAVDRYVAICKPLHYMTIMSHRVCGMLVAMAWVGSCVHSLVQIFLALSLPFCGPNKIDHYFCDLQPLLKLACSDTYMINLLLVSNSGAICTVSFLMLMVSYVIILRSLRNHSAEGRRKALSTCVSHIIVVILFFGPCIFIYTRPATTFPMDKMIATFYSIGTPLLNPLIYTLRNAEVKNAMKNLWRKKLISDDRK, from the coding sequence ATGTGGCTGAGTAACAATGTGACTGAGTTCATTCTACTTGGTTTGACACAGGAtccatttagaaagaaaattctctttgttgtgtttttgcttttttatatggGAACATTACTGGGTAACTTGCTGATCATTGCTACCATCAAGACAAGCCAGGCACTTGGGAGTCCAATGTACTTCTTCTTGTTCTACTTATCCTTATCTGACACCTGCTTCTCTACAACCATAGCCCCTAGAACAATTGTGGATTCTCTGATGAAAGAGGCCTCTATTTCTTTCAGTGAGTGCATAATACAAGTCTTTACATTCCATTTCTTTGGCTGCCTGGAGatcttcatcctcatcctcatggCTGTTGACCGCTATGTAGCCATCTGTAAGCCTCTGCACTACATGACCATCATGAGCCACCGGGTTTGTGGGATGCTGGTGGCCATGGCCTGGGTGGGATCCTGTGTGCATTCTTTAGTTCAGATATTTCTTGCTTTGAGTTTACCTTTCTGTGGTCCCAATAAGATCGACCACTATTTCTGTGACTTGCAGCCACTGCTGAAACTTGCCTGTTCAGACACATATATGATCAACCTACTTCTGGTGTCCAACAGTGGGGCCATTTGTACAGTGAGTTTCCTCATGCTAATGGTCTCATATGTCATCATCTTGCGTTCCCTAAGAAACCACAGTGCTGAAGGGAGGAGAAAAGCCCTGTCCACCTGTGTCTCCCATATCATTGTGGTCATCCTGTTTTTTGGAccttgtatttttatatacacaCGCCCTGCAACCACATTTCCTATGGACAAGATGATAGCTACATTTTATTCAATTGGAACACCTTTGCTCAACCCTCTGATTTACACATTGAGAAATGCAGAAGTGAAAAATGCCATGAAAAATTTATGGAGGAAGAAACTGATCTCAGATGATAGGAAATAA